A window from Citrus sinensis cultivar Valencia sweet orange chromosome 3, DVS_A1.0, whole genome shotgun sequence encodes these proteins:
- the LOC112497086 gene encoding polygalacturonase-like, translating into MAKSMSLHILLVLIFLILFFSSSLAIPVVTYNVISLGAKSDGRSDSTKAFLAAWAKACGSTAASTIYVPPGRYLLHNVVFQGQCRNNDITIRIDGTLVAPSDYRVIGDAGNWILFEHVNGVYIYGGILDGQGAGLWACKRSGNNNCPSGATTLGFSNSNNILINGLTSQNSQMFHVVINGCHNVKVQGVRVSASGNSPNTDGIHVQLSSDVTILNARIGTGDDCVSVGPGTTNLWIENVACGPGHGISIGSLGKELHEAGVQNVTVKTVTFTGTENGLRIKSWGRPSTGFARNILFQHALMKNVDNPIVIDQNYCPDNKNCPGKSSGVKISDVTYQDIHGASATKIAVKFDCSPMYPCFGINLEDVKLIYKNQPAEASCRNADGSASGFVQPNSCLKL; encoded by the exons ATGGCAAAATCAATGTCTTTGCATATTCTTTTAGTACTAATATTCTTGATTCTCTTCTTTAGTTCATCTTTAGCAATTCCAGTGGTCACTTACAATGTGATCAGTTTGGGAGCCAAATCTGATGGCCGGAGTGACTCAACGAAAGCCTTTCTAGCTGCATGGGCTAAAGCTTGTGGCTCAACTGCGGCCTCAACCATTTACGTGCCACCTGGGAGGTACTTGCTGCACAATGTTGTGTTTCAAGGCCAATGCAGGAACAATGACATTACCATACGTATTGATGGGACTCTAGTGGCTCCATCCGATTATCGTGTCATTGGAGATGCGGGAAACTGGATTTTATTTGAGCATGTTAATGGCGTTTATATTTATGGTGGCATCCTTGATGGCCAAGGTGCTGGCTTGTGGGCTTGTAAACGATCAGGCAATAATAATTGCCCTAGCGGTGCCACG ACACTGGGCTTTAGCAACTCAAACAACATTCTGATTAACGGACTAACATCCCAAAATAGCCAGATGTTTCATGTTGTCATCAATGGATGTCACAATGTGAAAGTACAAGGGGTGAGAGTCTCGGCCTCGGGAAACAGCCCTAACACCGATGGCATTCATGTTCAATTATCAAGTGATGTCACAATTTTGAACGCTAGAATTGGGACTGGAGATGACTGTGTATCAGTTGGCCCTGGCACCACCaatttatggattgaaaacGTTGCTTGTGGCCCTGGCCATGGCATCAg CATTGGTAGCTTAGGCAAAGAGCTGCATGAGGCTGGAGTGCAAAATGTGACAGTAAAAACTGTGACATTTACAGGAACTGAAAATGGATTGAGGATTAAGTCCTGGGGAAGACCAAGCACTGGATTTGCTCGGAACATTCTTTTCCAACATGCTCTTATGAAGAATGTCGATAATCCCATCGTAATTGATCAAAATTACTGCCCGGACAACAAGAATTGCCCTGGAaag TCATCAGGGGTTAAAATCAGTGATGTAACATACCAAGATATTCATGGAGCGTCTGCAACGAAAATTGCTGTAAAGTTTGATTGTAGTCCAATGTATCCATGCTTTGGCATAAACTTGGAGGATGTGAAGCTCATTTACAAGAATCAACCAGCTGAAGCATCGTGTAGGAATGCTGATGGATCGGCCTCTGGTTTTGTTCAGCCAAATAGTTGCTtgaaattgtga